Proteins encoded together in one Nitrospirota bacterium window:
- a CDS encoding sigma-70 family RNA polymerase sigma factor gives MAFGEEKEGGFVEGVPDEVLGELAEDLDEEEEAEPTPVEVAEAVEEVGGADLVDTYLKSVGRFPMLKIDEEHEYVRILEEGKVELKRIALTSPLAIPRVLALGANIKQGQVKALDVLRYPGEWKESYEADFMRLYNRLKRQVARRDMDRAVATLLSMSISFREIEKMLKRIIAIGRQVDKGITLEMDKLGMDEPSLREMIFRIEQEDAKVKVAKDELIKANLRLVVSIAKKYVNRGLTLLDLIQEGNIGLMKAADRYESGKGTKFSTYSTWWIRQRITRAILDQARTIRLPVHLIEESTRISRIYTKFMREKGREPSPEEVSKLMGLSVTRVNEILRAIQEPVSLETPILSEEKELKDVIIDEKSISPFKTLENNEASNRIEEVLSSLTEREEKIIRMRFGIGLGTEHTLEEVGKFFNLTRERIRQIEIKALKKLRHPARSRMLREYV, from the coding sequence ATGGCATTTGGAGAAGAAAAAGAGGGCGGTTTTGTTGAGGGAGTGCCAGACGAAGTTCTGGGTGAACTGGCTGAAGACCTCGATGAAGAAGAGGAAGCCGAGCCGACGCCGGTCGAAGTGGCCGAGGCTGTGGAGGAGGTTGGCGGAGCCGATCTCGTTGATACCTATCTCAAGTCCGTCGGACGGTTCCCCATGCTCAAGATCGATGAGGAGCATGAATATGTGCGGATCCTCGAGGAAGGCAAGGTCGAGCTCAAACGGATAGCACTCACGTCTCCCCTGGCCATTCCGAGGGTGCTGGCGCTGGGGGCCAACATCAAGCAGGGCCAGGTGAAGGCTCTTGACGTGCTGCGCTATCCCGGTGAATGGAAGGAGTCCTATGAGGCGGATTTCATGCGTCTGTACAACCGGCTGAAACGCCAGGTGGCGAGGCGCGATATGGACCGCGCGGTTGCAACGCTCCTCTCGATGAGCATTTCCTTCCGTGAGATCGAAAAGATGCTGAAAAGGATCATCGCAATCGGGAGGCAGGTGGACAAAGGGATCACCCTGGAGATGGACAAGCTGGGGATGGACGAGCCTTCGCTCAGGGAGATGATCTTCCGCATCGAGCAGGAGGACGCAAAGGTCAAGGTCGCCAAGGACGAACTGATCAAGGCCAACCTGAGGCTCGTGGTGTCAATCGCCAAGAAATACGTGAACCGGGGGCTCACGCTCCTGGACCTCATCCAGGAGGGGAATATCGGTCTGATGAAGGCGGCAGACCGGTACGAGTCAGGAAAGGGGACCAAGTTCAGCACCTATTCGACGTGGTGGATCAGGCAGCGCATCACCCGCGCGATCCTTGACCAGGCCCGCACCATCCGGCTTCCCGTTCACCTGATCGAGGAGAGCACCCGGATCAGCAGGATCTACACGAAGTTCATGCGCGAAAAGGGGAGGGAGCCGAGCCCCGAAGAGGTCTCCAAGCTCATGGGCCTGTCGGTGACGCGCGTGAACGAGATCCTCCGGGCGATCCAGGAGCCCGTGTCCCTGGAGACGCCGATCCTGTCCGAGGAAAAAGAACTGAAGGACGTGATCATCGACGAGAAGTCTATTTCTCCCTTCAAGACGCTGGAAAACAACGAGGCGTCGAACCGCATTGAAGAAGTGCTCTCCTCGCTGACCGAACGCGAGGAGAAGATCATCAGGATGCGCTTCGGCATAGGACTCGGGACGGAGCATACGCTGGAGGAAGTGGGCAAGTTTTTCAACCTGACGCGGGAGCGGATCCGCCAGATCGAGATCAAGGCGCTTAAGAAACTGCGTCATCCAGCACGGAGCAGAATGCTGCGG